The proteins below are encoded in one region of Tamandua tetradactyla isolate mTamTet1 chromosome 9, mTamTet1.pri, whole genome shotgun sequence:
- the CTNND1 gene encoding catenin delta-1 isoform X6 codes for MANGTLTRRHQNGRFVGDADLERQKFSDLKLNGPQDHSHLLYSTIPRMQEPGQIVETYTEEDPEGAMSVVSVETSDDGTTRRTETTVKKVVKTVTTRTVQPVPVGPDGLPVDASSVSNNYIQTLGRDFRKNGNGGPGPYVGQAGTATLPRNFHYPPDGYSRHYEDGYPAGSDNYGSLSRVTRIEERYRPSMEGYRAPSRQDVYGPQPQVRVGGSSVDLHRFHPEPYGLEDDQRSMGYDDLDYGMMSDYGTARRTGTPSDPRRRLRSYEDMIGEEVPADQYYWAPLAQHERGSLASLDSLRKGGPPPPNWRQPELPEVIAMLGFRLDAVKSNAAAYLQHLCYRNDKVKTDVRKLKGIPVLVGLLDHPKKEVHLGACGALKNISFGRDQDNKIAIKNCDGVPALVRLLRKARDLDLTEVITGTLWNLSSHDSIKMEIVDHALHALTDEVIIPHSGWEREPNEDCKPRHIEWESVLTNTAGCLRNVSSERSEARRKLRECDGLVDALIFIVQAEIGQKDSDSKLVENCVCLLRNLSYQVHREIPQAERYQEAPPNVANNAGPHAASCFGAKKGKDEWFSRGKKPTEDPANDAVDFPKRTSPARGYELLFQPEVVRIYISLLKESKTPAILEASAGAIQNLCAGRWTYGRYIRSALRQEKALSAIADLLTNEHERVVKAASGALRNLAVDARNKELIGKHAIPNLVKNLPGGQQSSSRNFSEDTVVSILNTINEVIAENLEAAKKLRETQGIEKLVLINKSGNRSEKEVRAAALVLQTIWGYKELRKPLEKEGWKKSDFQVNLNNASRSQSSHSYDDSTLPLIDRNQKSDKKPDREEIQMGTMGSNTKSLDNNYSTLNERGDHKRTLDRSGDLGDMEPLKGTPLLQDEGQESLEEELNVLVLDDEGEQMS; via the exons ATGGCCAACGGCACCCTCACCCGCCGGCATCAG AACGGCCGGTTTGTGGGCGATGCTGACCTTGAGAGACAGAAATTTTCAGATCTGAAGCTCAACGGACCCCAG GATCACAGTCATCTTTTGTATAGCACCATCCCCAGGATGCAGGAGCCGGGGCAGATTGTGGAGACTTACACAGAGGAGGACCCTGAGGGAGCCATGTCTGTTGTCTCTGTGGAGACCTCGGATGATGGGACCACTCGGCGTACAGAGACCACA GTCAAGAAAGTAGTGAAAACTGTGACAACACGGACAGTACAGCCAGTCCCTGTGGGACCAGACGGGTTGCCTGTGGATGCCTCCTCGGTGTCTAACAACTATATCCAAACTCTGGGTCGTGACTTCCGCAAGAATGGCAATGGGGGACCTGGTCCCTATGTGGGACAAGCGGGCACTGCTACCCTTCCCAGGAATTTCCACTACCCTCCTGATGGATATAGCCGCCACTATGAAGATGGTTATCCAGCTGGCAGTGACAACTATGGCAGTCTGTCCCGGGTGACCCGCATTGAGGAGCGGTATAGGCCCAGCATGGAGGGCTACCGGGCACCTAGTAGACAGGATGTCTATGGGCCCCAGCCCCAGGTTCGGGTAGGTGGGAGCAGCGTGGATCTACATCGCTTTCACCCAGAGCCCTACGGGCTAGAGGACGACCAGCGTAGCATGGGGTATGATGACCTGGACTATGGCATGATGTCTGATTATGGCACTGCCCGTCGGACTGGAACTCCCTCTGACCCTCGCCGACGCCTCAG GAGCTATGAAGACATGATTGGTGAAGAGGTACCAGCAGACCAGTACTATTGGGCTCCTTTGGCCCAGCATGAACGGGGAAGTTTAGCAAGCTTGGACAGCCTGCGCAAGGGAGGACCCCCGCCTCCCAATTGGCGACAGCCGGAACTGCCAGAGGTGATCGCCATGCTGGGTTTCCGCCTGGATGCTGTCAAGTCCAATGCAGCTGCGTACCTGCAGCACTTGTGCTACCGCAATGACAAGGTGAAGACTGATGTGCGGAAGCTCAAGGGCATTCCAGTGCTGGTGGGATTATTAGACCACCCCAAAAAGGAAGTGCATCTTGGAGCCTGTGGAGCTCTCAAGAATATCTCTTTTGGACGTGATCAGGATAACAAAATTGCCATAAAGAACTGTGACGGTGTTCCTGCTCTAGTGCGGTTGCTCCGAAAGGCTCGTGATTTGGACCTTACTGAAGTCATTACTG GAACCCTGTGGAATCTCTCGTCCCATGACTCAATCAAAATGGAGATTGTGGACCATGCACTACATGCCTTGACAGATGAAGTGATCATTCCTCATTCTGGCTGGGAGCGGGAGCCTAATGAAGATTGTAAGCCACGCCATATTGAGTGGGAGTCAGTGCTCACCAACACAGCTGGCTGCCTTAG GAATGTCAGCTCAGAGAGGAGTGAAGCTCGCAGGAAACTTCGGGAATGTGATGGTTTAGTTGATGCCCTCATTTTCATTGTTCAGGCTGAGATTGGGCAGAAGGATTCAGACAGCAAG CTTGTGGAGAACTGTGTTTGCCTCCTTCGGAACTTATCATATCAAGTTCATCGGGAGATCCCACAGGCAGAGCGTTACCAAGAGGCACCTCCCAATGTTGCCAACAATGCTGGGCCACATGCAGCCAGTTGCTTTGGGGCCAAGAAGGGTAAAG ATGAGTGGTTCTCCAGAG ggaaaaaacccaCAGAAGATCCAGCAAATGATGCAGTGGATTTCCCTAAAAGAACGAGTCCTGCTCGAG GCTATGAGCTCTTATTTCAGCCCGAAGTAGTTCGGATATACATCTCACTCCTCAAGGAGAGCAAGACTCCTGCCATCCTAGAAGCCTCAGCTGGAGCTATCCAGAACTTGTGTGCTGGGCGTTGGACG TATGGTCGATATATCCGCTCTGCTCTGCGTCAAGAGAAGGCGCTTTCTGCTATAGCTGACCTTCTGACCAATGAACATGAGCGGGTCGTGAAAGCTGCATCTGGAGCACTGAGAAATCTGGCTGTGGATGCTCGCAACAAAGAATTAATTG GTAAACATGCCATTCCTAACTTGGTAAAGAATCTACCAGGAGGACAACAGAGCTCTTCCCGAAATTTCTCTGAGGACACTGTGGTCTCTATTTTGAATACCATCAATGAGGTTATTGCTGAGAACTTGGAGGCTGCCAAGAAGCTTCGGGAGACACAGGGTATTGAGAAACTGGTGTTGATCAACAAATCAGG GAACCGCTCTGAAAAAGAGGTTCGAGCAGCAGCACTTGTATTACAGACAATCTGGGGGTATAAGGAACTGCGGAAGCCGCTAGAaaaagaaggatggaagaaatCAGACTTTCAG GTGAATCTAAACAATGCTTCTCGAAGCCAGAGCAGTCATTCATATGATGATAGCACTCTTCCCCTCATTGACCGGAATCAGAAATCAG
- the CTNND1 gene encoding catenin delta-1 isoform X3, whose amino-acid sequence MDDSEVESTASILASVKEQEAQFEKLTRALEEERRHVSAQLERVRVSPQDANPLMANGTLTRRHQNGRFVGDADLERQKFSDLKLNGPQDHSHLLYSTIPRMQEPGQIVETYTEEDPEGAMSVVSVETSDDGTTRRTETTVKKVVKTVTTRTVQPVPVGPDGLPVDASSVSNNYIQTLGRDFRKNGNGGPGPYVGQAGTATLPRNFHYPPDGYSRHYEDGYPAGSDNYGSLSRVTRIEERYRPSMEGYRAPSRQDVYGPQPQVRVGGSSVDLHRFHPEPYGLEDDQRSMGYDDLDYGMMSDYGTARRTGTPSDPRRRLRSYEDMIGEEVPADQYYWAPLAQHERGSLASLDSLRKGGPPPPNWRQPELPEVIAMLGFRLDAVKSNAAAYLQHLCYRNDKVKTDVRKLKGIPVLVGLLDHPKKEVHLGACGALKNISFGRDQDNKIAIKNCDGVPALVRLLRKARDLDLTEVITGTLWNLSSHDSIKMEIVDHALHALTDEVIIPHSGWEREPNEDCKPRHIEWESVLTNTAGCLRNVSSERSEARRKLRECDGLVDALIFIVQAEIGQKDSDSKLVENCVCLLRNLSYQVHREIPQAERYQEAPPNVANNAGPHAASCFGAKKGKDEWFSRGKKPTEDPANDAVDFPKRTSPARGYELLFQPEVVRIYISLLKESKTPAILEASAGAIQNLCAGRWTYGRYIRSALRQEKALSAIADLLTNEHERVVKAASGALRNLAVDARNKELIGKHAIPNLVKNLPGGQQSSSRNFSEDTVVSILNTINEVIAENLEAAKKLRETQGIEKLVLINKSGNRSEKEVRAAALVLQTIWGYKELRKPLEKEGWKKSDFQVNLNNASRSQSSHSYDDSTLPLIDRNQKSDKKPDREEIQMGTMGSNTKSLDNNYSTLNERGDHKRTLDRSGDLGDMEPLKGTPLLQKI is encoded by the exons ATGGACGACTCAGAGGTGGAGTCGACCGCCAGCATCTTGGCCTCTGTGAAGGAACAAGAGGCCCAGTTTGAGAAGCTGACCCGGGCGCTGGAAGAGGAACGGCGCCACGTCTCGGCGCAACTGGAACGCGTCCGGGTCTCACCACAAGATGCCAATCCACTCATGGCCAACGGCACCCTCACCCGCCGGCATCAG AACGGCCGGTTTGTGGGCGATGCTGACCTTGAGAGACAGAAATTTTCAGATCTGAAGCTCAACGGACCCCAG GATCACAGTCATCTTTTGTATAGCACCATCCCCAGGATGCAGGAGCCGGGGCAGATTGTGGAGACTTACACAGAGGAGGACCCTGAGGGAGCCATGTCTGTTGTCTCTGTGGAGACCTCGGATGATGGGACCACTCGGCGTACAGAGACCACA GTCAAGAAAGTAGTGAAAACTGTGACAACACGGACAGTACAGCCAGTCCCTGTGGGACCAGACGGGTTGCCTGTGGATGCCTCCTCGGTGTCTAACAACTATATCCAAACTCTGGGTCGTGACTTCCGCAAGAATGGCAATGGGGGACCTGGTCCCTATGTGGGACAAGCGGGCACTGCTACCCTTCCCAGGAATTTCCACTACCCTCCTGATGGATATAGCCGCCACTATGAAGATGGTTATCCAGCTGGCAGTGACAACTATGGCAGTCTGTCCCGGGTGACCCGCATTGAGGAGCGGTATAGGCCCAGCATGGAGGGCTACCGGGCACCTAGTAGACAGGATGTCTATGGGCCCCAGCCCCAGGTTCGGGTAGGTGGGAGCAGCGTGGATCTACATCGCTTTCACCCAGAGCCCTACGGGCTAGAGGACGACCAGCGTAGCATGGGGTATGATGACCTGGACTATGGCATGATGTCTGATTATGGCACTGCCCGTCGGACTGGAACTCCCTCTGACCCTCGCCGACGCCTCAG GAGCTATGAAGACATGATTGGTGAAGAGGTACCAGCAGACCAGTACTATTGGGCTCCTTTGGCCCAGCATGAACGGGGAAGTTTAGCAAGCTTGGACAGCCTGCGCAAGGGAGGACCCCCGCCTCCCAATTGGCGACAGCCGGAACTGCCAGAGGTGATCGCCATGCTGGGTTTCCGCCTGGATGCTGTCAAGTCCAATGCAGCTGCGTACCTGCAGCACTTGTGCTACCGCAATGACAAGGTGAAGACTGATGTGCGGAAGCTCAAGGGCATTCCAGTGCTGGTGGGATTATTAGACCACCCCAAAAAGGAAGTGCATCTTGGAGCCTGTGGAGCTCTCAAGAATATCTCTTTTGGACGTGATCAGGATAACAAAATTGCCATAAAGAACTGTGACGGTGTTCCTGCTCTAGTGCGGTTGCTCCGAAAGGCTCGTGATTTGGACCTTACTGAAGTCATTACTG GAACCCTGTGGAATCTCTCGTCCCATGACTCAATCAAAATGGAGATTGTGGACCATGCACTACATGCCTTGACAGATGAAGTGATCATTCCTCATTCTGGCTGGGAGCGGGAGCCTAATGAAGATTGTAAGCCACGCCATATTGAGTGGGAGTCAGTGCTCACCAACACAGCTGGCTGCCTTAG GAATGTCAGCTCAGAGAGGAGTGAAGCTCGCAGGAAACTTCGGGAATGTGATGGTTTAGTTGATGCCCTCATTTTCATTGTTCAGGCTGAGATTGGGCAGAAGGATTCAGACAGCAAG CTTGTGGAGAACTGTGTTTGCCTCCTTCGGAACTTATCATATCAAGTTCATCGGGAGATCCCACAGGCAGAGCGTTACCAAGAGGCACCTCCCAATGTTGCCAACAATGCTGGGCCACATGCAGCCAGTTGCTTTGGGGCCAAGAAGGGTAAAG ATGAGTGGTTCTCCAGAG ggaaaaaacccaCAGAAGATCCAGCAAATGATGCAGTGGATTTCCCTAAAAGAACGAGTCCTGCTCGAG GCTATGAGCTCTTATTTCAGCCCGAAGTAGTTCGGATATACATCTCACTCCTCAAGGAGAGCAAGACTCCTGCCATCCTAGAAGCCTCAGCTGGAGCTATCCAGAACTTGTGTGCTGGGCGTTGGACG TATGGTCGATATATCCGCTCTGCTCTGCGTCAAGAGAAGGCGCTTTCTGCTATAGCTGACCTTCTGACCAATGAACATGAGCGGGTCGTGAAAGCTGCATCTGGAGCACTGAGAAATCTGGCTGTGGATGCTCGCAACAAAGAATTAATTG GTAAACATGCCATTCCTAACTTGGTAAAGAATCTACCAGGAGGACAACAGAGCTCTTCCCGAAATTTCTCTGAGGACACTGTGGTCTCTATTTTGAATACCATCAATGAGGTTATTGCTGAGAACTTGGAGGCTGCCAAGAAGCTTCGGGAGACACAGGGTATTGAGAAACTGGTGTTGATCAACAAATCAGG GAACCGCTCTGAAAAAGAGGTTCGAGCAGCAGCACTTGTATTACAGACAATCTGGGGGTATAAGGAACTGCGGAAGCCGCTAGAaaaagaaggatggaagaaatCAGACTTTCAG GTGAATCTAAACAATGCTTCTCGAAGCCAGAGCAGTCATTCATATGATGATAGCACTCTTCCCCTCATTGACCGGAATCAGAAATCAG